A stretch of Myxococcus virescens DNA encodes these proteins:
- a CDS encoding DUF4139 domain-containing protein produces MGTPFTLPVVKVTVLEDRALVERRGEIPLSVGTQRLVIQGLSPLAVDRSLQAKVAGGTISQARIRRATKPQPPEAEREHRTALGKRVAELEQELRRVVADETRLAARLRLLDTARADVHRAISEQAGAGQSRPETWREQLETVRREQLSADSALREAARRTLRLREQLDEARASQTAVELLEPTVDTQAELEVGHPTGGPATLSVTYLVPCTAWRPSYRATLSREASGESVTLECEAVVWQRTGEEWKDVELAFSTARPTLGATPPRLQEDRLWLRDKTEREKQVVEVAIREEVIQTAGEPGAARREDALPGMDDGGEPLTVTAPHRASVPPDGEPYRVPLFQFTAPATSELVAMPEQSPLVHRVARFDNTGPTVLLAGPVKLVRTHGYVGRAQLRFTGKGERVKLGFGSEDALRVARTEDVGRETSRLTGRKVTTHKVRLFLSNMGAKAVPVAIEERIPVSEVESVEIQLQRESTKPAPARVSEDGIVRFELTASPRSQQELAMDYVVTSAAKVAGL; encoded by the coding sequence ATGGGCACCCCTTTCACCCTGCCCGTGGTCAAGGTCACCGTCCTCGAGGACCGGGCGCTCGTCGAGCGGCGGGGGGAGATTCCCCTGTCGGTGGGAACGCAGCGACTGGTCATCCAGGGACTGTCCCCGCTCGCCGTGGACCGTTCGCTCCAGGCGAAGGTCGCGGGTGGCACCATCTCCCAGGCACGCATCCGCCGGGCGACGAAGCCGCAACCACCCGAGGCCGAGCGCGAACACCGCACGGCGCTCGGAAAGCGCGTCGCGGAGCTGGAGCAGGAGCTCCGGCGCGTGGTCGCGGACGAAACCCGGCTGGCGGCGCGGCTGCGGCTGTTGGACACCGCGCGCGCCGATGTCCACCGCGCCATCTCCGAGCAGGCAGGCGCCGGACAGTCGCGGCCGGAGACGTGGCGGGAGCAGTTGGAGACGGTGCGCCGCGAGCAGCTGTCCGCGGACTCGGCGCTCAGGGAGGCTGCGCGCCGGACGTTGCGACTGCGGGAGCAGCTCGACGAAGCACGGGCCTCGCAGACGGCTGTCGAGCTCCTGGAGCCAACGGTCGACACGCAGGCCGAGCTGGAGGTGGGCCACCCCACGGGCGGGCCCGCCACGCTGTCCGTCACGTACCTGGTGCCCTGCACGGCCTGGCGGCCGTCCTACCGCGCCACGCTGTCCCGCGAAGCCTCCGGTGAGTCCGTCACCCTGGAGTGCGAGGCCGTCGTCTGGCAGCGCACCGGCGAGGAGTGGAAGGACGTGGAGTTGGCGTTCTCCACCGCGCGGCCCACGCTGGGCGCCACGCCGCCGCGGCTCCAGGAGGACCGGCTGTGGCTGCGGGACAAGACGGAGCGCGAGAAGCAGGTGGTGGAGGTGGCCATCCGTGAGGAGGTCATCCAGACCGCGGGCGAGCCCGGCGCTGCCCGGCGGGAGGACGCGCTACCGGGCATGGACGACGGAGGTGAACCGCTGACGGTGACGGCCCCGCATCGGGCCAGTGTGCCACCGGACGGCGAGCCCTACCGCGTGCCCCTGTTCCAGTTCACCGCGCCCGCGACCTCCGAGCTGGTGGCCATGCCGGAGCAGTCCCCCCTGGTGCACCGCGTGGCCCGGTTCGACAACACGGGCCCCACGGTGTTGCTCGCGGGCCCCGTGAAGCTGGTGCGGACCCACGGCTATGTGGGGCGTGCGCAGCTGCGCTTCACCGGCAAGGGCGAGCGCGTGAAGCTGGGCTTCGGCAGCGAGGACGCGCTGCGCGTGGCGCGAACGGAGGACGTGGGGCGGGAGACCAGCCGGCTCACCGGCCGCAAGGTGACGACGCACAAGGTGCGGCTGTTCCTCTCCAACATGGGCGCGAAGGCGGTGCCGGTGGCCATCGAGGAACGGATTCCCGTCTCCGAGGTGGAGTCGGTGGAAATCCAGTTGCAGCGGGAGAGCACGAAGCCCGCGCCCGCGCGCGTCAGCGAGGATGGCATCGTCCGCTTCGAGCTGACGGCGTCGCCCCGCTCGCAGCAGGAGCTGGCGATGGACTACGTGGTGACGAGCGCGGCGAAGGTGGCCGGGCTCTGA
- a CDS encoding MBL fold metallo-hydrolase: MLTEVQAGPYTVRGVSVGGVYTSLQVPELDVVLDVGLPIRSFCGSDRIFLSHAHPDHASGLGSLLGIRRLIGKGAPQLFLPAEIEANVQASLAVMSRLHHTAMEVHTVPMLPGDVRPLGQGLFVRAFRTHHPVPSLGYQFFRRVAKLRPEHQSLPPQEIARRRQAGEALFDEVERLELAYATDTLSRVLDTEPGLFDSRVLILECTFVDARHSVQDAQAKAHLHLDELLARADQFRNEALVLMHFSQALPPESVHATLRARLPPSLAERVRVFAPEAGRWFG; this comes from the coding sequence ATGCTCACTGAAGTCCAGGCAGGTCCCTACACCGTCCGAGGCGTGTCCGTGGGCGGCGTGTACACGTCGCTCCAGGTCCCCGAACTGGACGTCGTGCTCGACGTGGGGCTACCCATTCGTTCCTTTTGTGGCTCGGACCGCATCTTCTTGAGCCACGCGCACCCGGACCATGCCAGCGGGCTCGGCTCGTTGCTCGGCATCCGTCGGCTCATCGGCAAGGGCGCACCCCAGCTCTTCCTGCCCGCGGAGATCGAGGCGAACGTCCAGGCGTCGCTCGCCGTGATGTCACGGCTGCACCACACCGCCATGGAGGTGCACACCGTGCCGATGTTGCCAGGGGACGTGCGGCCCCTGGGGCAAGGTCTGTTTGTCCGCGCGTTCCGGACGCATCACCCGGTGCCGTCGCTCGGCTACCAGTTCTTCCGCCGTGTCGCGAAGCTCCGCCCCGAGCACCAGTCACTCCCGCCTCAGGAAATCGCCAGGCGGCGGCAAGCAGGCGAAGCGCTCTTTGACGAAGTGGAGCGGCTGGAGCTGGCCTATGCCACCGACACCCTGTCCCGCGTCCTGGACACGGAGCCGGGCCTCTTCGACTCGCGCGTGCTCATCCTCGAGTGCACCTTCGTCGACGCGCGCCACTCCGTGCAGGACGCTCAGGCGAAGGCGCATCTCCACCTGGACGAACTCCTCGCGCGCGCGGACCAGTTCCGCAACGAGGCCCTGGTCCTCATGCACTTCAGCCAGGCGCTTCCCCCTGAATCCGTCCACGCCACGTTGCGCGCGCGACTGCCGCCGTCGCTGGCCGAACGCGTCCGCGTCTTCGCTCCCGAAGCGGGCCGCTGGTTCGGGTGA
- a CDS encoding FAD-dependent monooxygenase → MAGAGIGGLTLACALRRAGLSVTVFERSDTLKWVGAGLTVQMNASAALRRVGLCDEVAQAGACPTDSAILKPSGSALTRLPVTRIQEELGLPLVCIHRARLQSVLLAHAGEENVRMGLTVTAFHDDGQTVTVRLSDGSSVTGDALVGADGLRSVVRGALLGDAPLRYSGYTSWRGVCSDVPSATPGLVSETWGPGARFGVVPIGFGQTYWFATQNAPAGGQDAPGETRARLQSLFGGWHAPIADLIAATEEANIIRTDIHDRPPASRWSRGRVTLLGDAAHPMTPNMGQGGCQAIEDAVVLAELLAAEGPVDAALAAYEQRRLERANSFVTRSWSLGRVAQWESSAGRFIRNALFQLVPRGLAARQVRALVRDAE, encoded by the coding sequence GTGGCTGGGGCTGGAATTGGTGGACTCACGCTGGCTTGCGCGCTTCGGCGCGCGGGCCTCTCCGTCACTGTCTTCGAGCGCTCCGACACCTTGAAATGGGTGGGTGCGGGCCTCACGGTTCAGATGAACGCCTCGGCGGCCCTGCGCCGCGTCGGCCTGTGCGACGAGGTGGCCCAGGCCGGTGCGTGTCCCACGGACAGCGCGATTCTGAAGCCGTCGGGCTCGGCGCTCACGCGGCTTCCGGTGACTCGAATTCAGGAGGAGTTGGGGCTGCCGCTGGTGTGTATCCACAGGGCGCGGCTCCAGTCCGTGCTGCTGGCCCATGCCGGGGAGGAGAACGTCCGGATGGGGCTCACCGTGACGGCGTTTCACGACGACGGGCAGACGGTGACGGTGCGGTTGTCGGACGGCAGCTCGGTGACGGGCGATGCGCTGGTGGGCGCGGACGGGCTGCGTTCGGTGGTGCGCGGGGCGCTGCTGGGCGACGCGCCGTTGCGCTATTCGGGCTACACGAGCTGGCGGGGCGTGTGCTCAGACGTCCCGAGCGCGACGCCGGGACTTGTTTCAGAGACGTGGGGGCCTGGGGCGCGCTTCGGTGTGGTGCCCATTGGCTTCGGGCAAACGTACTGGTTCGCCACGCAGAATGCTCCGGCCGGAGGGCAGGATGCCCCCGGGGAGACACGGGCCCGGTTGCAGTCCCTCTTCGGCGGGTGGCACGCGCCCATCGCGGACCTGATTGCCGCGACGGAGGAAGCGAACATCATCCGCACGGACATCCACGACCGGCCGCCCGCCAGCCGCTGGAGCCGGGGCCGGGTGACCTTGTTGGGAGACGCCGCGCACCCGATGACGCCCAACATGGGGCAGGGCGGGTGTCAGGCCATCGAGGATGCCGTGGTGCTGGCCGAGCTGCTGGCCGCGGAGGGCCCCGTGGACGCGGCGCTGGCGGCCTACGAGCAACGCCGGCTCGAGCGTGCCAACAGCTTCGTGACGCGTTCCTGGAGCCTGGGGCGCGTGGCCCAGTGGGAGAGTTCAGCGGGGCGCTTCATTCGTAATGCGCTCTTCCAACTCGTGCCTCGAGGGCTCGCCGCCCGGCAGGTCCGCGCGTTGGTGCGCGACGCCGAGTAG